The segment GGTAGAGGCATCGTCTGAGCCACAGCCAGCAAACAGCAGGCAACTGCCCAGAATCATCGAACATACAAGTAGCTTTCGGATCATTTTCGTCAAGTCAGACCTACCAGCCGTGCGGGTTCAGACCCGGCAGAACCTTCCAAGAGCGACCAGATTGGTTCGCTTCGTGGCCCTCGTAAAAGTAGCCGCGAACGTCAGTCGATCTGGCGGATGTGTCGGTGGCGACGAACGTTGTTCGACCGCGTGCGACTGCGCACCACGTGCCGTCGCGCCTGTCGACCGGTCGGGTCAGCGTGTTAGGGCCAGCCCAGCCGTAGTCGTTGCCGTTGCGGTTCCAGCCTACCGGAACCCACTTCACGCACCAGCGCATCGGGCCGCCGGAGAGGTCGCCAAAGGTGCCCATGACAGCCCACCAGACGTCCCAGTTGTTGCCTTCAAAGACCATGGCCGTGCCAGATACGTCTTCGATGCCACTAGTGGACAGCGAAGGATGGTGGATTCTCTTCAGCCAGTCAGGCCGCGAGTTGTCCAAGTTCACGAAGCCAGCGATGCCAGTGTAGCGAACGTCTTGTCCGAGGTGGACGCCCAACCAGTAACCATTAGTTGCTGGAATGGAAGCGCCAGAGGTGAAGGCTCGCGGAACGAGAGCCATGTCCTGCAGGCGAAGCCACGTCGTGTAGATAGTTCCCTCAATGATGGGATCTCGCTTCGGGTGAGTTACGATGTCGTAATTCCTCATGTAGGGCTGTACGAGGTCTTGCCAGCCGAGGTCGATGGGCAAAATCGGGTGAGATGCCATCGTCGGCGACCAAAGATCGTCGTAGTCAGCCGCATAGAGCATATGTGCCGTGCCAATTTGCTTCACGTTGCTTAGCAACGCCGTATTCTTCGCGGACTCCTTGGCCTGTGCAAACACAGGGAAGAGAATCGCAGCGAGAATCGCAATGATAGCGATGACGACGAGCAGCTCAATTAGCGTAAACGCTTTCTTTCGCATATTATCAATTTTCTCCAAATAATTGCTCCAAGCGACGTTTGTCGCCTGAACCACAGCTTCTAAACGGGTACACGCTCAGATACGCCGAGCGAGACTAGCTCGAAGCCGTACGGCCATTGTACGACAAGATGCGTACCGAATCAAGTTTTAACTGGAAAAAGTGTTAGATTTTGTGGCTGCCCCGGCGATTTTGCTGGGAGAACCGGCCAGCGGAGGGCGTTCTCGCCCGAGATATAGGTGCTTATCGGCCGCCGATCTTCTCGCTTCCAGTCTCGCCCTCGAAGCTTTCTCCGGCGTGCGGAGTCGATTCGTCCTCGACCGCAGGCCCTTCGGTGCCTTGGGCAAACACCACGTCCTCGCCACCCAGCGGCTCGTCCTTCCTCAGAGGATGGCCCTTCCAGTTGTCGGGCAGCAGGAATCGCCCAGAGTGCTGATTCCCTTCGAAAACGACGCCGAACAAATCCCAAATCTCCCTTTCCGGATACTCTGCTCCCAAGAACACGTGCTTGGCGGTCGGCACAGACTGGCCGTCGTCAACGCCGACTTTGAGGTAGATCCTGGACAGGTTCTTCGTCGAGTACAGGTTGTAGACGACCTCGAATCGCCCGTCAACGTCGCGCTCGCCTTTCCAAGTCAAATAATCGACTCCGAGACACTCGACGAAGTAGTCGTACGCCAAGTCGGCATCGTCCTTCAAGAACTGGATGACGTCGGCGATCTTCTCGCGCCGGATGCAAAGGTACGTCTCGTCGAGCTTGTCGCAGACCTTTGTGAGCGCGCCGCCGAACGCCTCTCGAATCTTGATCGCCTCGAGTCGCTCTGATCCGACGGCAGGGCCCGTCATCGTTACGATCCGCTCCCAGATGGCAGTTCAGCCACCTTCTCCAGGGCTATCGTCGTTTCTTCGTCCCAGTCGATGGCGCCCACTCGGATGATATACACGTCGCCGATGATCCACAGCGCCATGTAGATGGCGGTCACTACGCCCGTAAAGACCTTGAATTCAAGCGGAGCGTCCTTAAACACCGTCATCAGGCTCCACAGAAACACGACCTCGATGTCGAAGAGCACAAAGATGATGGCTACCAGATAGAACTTGATCGGAATCCGCTCCTGCCCCGTTCCGATCGGCTCGACCCCGCATTCGTACGGCGAGCTCTTATAGGGAGTGAGCTTCTTCGGGCCGAGAACCCAGCTCAGGGTCACCATCGCCGCGCAGATAACGGCGGCGGCCACAAGCAGCAGGAGGATCGGCATGAACGCCCCGAACATGGCGGGATGTTACCTCGCTGTTCAGGCGACGGATGTGTCCAAGTAAACTAGCCGCATGGACGTCACGGCGACGCTGGAACTCCTGGTGGGTGGCACGTCTTTGACCCAAGAGCAAGCCGCAGATCTGATGCGCCAGATCATGGCTGGCGAATTGCACGAGTCCCAGATAGCTGGGGTTCTGGTCGCGCTACGGATCAAGGGGGTGGACGCGGAGGAGCTGGCCGGGTTCGCACGGGTAATGAAGCAGAACGCAAAGGTATTTGAAAACGACGCTCCTAACCTCGTCGATACGTGCGGCACTGGCGGCGGGCCGCCCACGTTCAACCTCTCGACAACGGCGGCGATCATCGCTGCCGCCGCAGGCGCGAAAGTTGCCAAGCACGGCAACCGAGCGGTGACCAGCAAGTGCGGCAGCGCGGACGTGCTGGAGGAGCTTGGCGTCGAGCTGACCGGCGATATGGGGCGGTTGCAGGCAAAGTTCGCTTCTACGGGCATCGTGTTCCTGTTTGCGCCCAACCACCATCCGGCGATGCGATTCGTCGGGCCGGTTCGCAAGGCCCTGGGCGTACGCACAGTGTTCAACCAGCTCGGCCCGCTGGCCAACCCCGCCAATGCGTCGTGCCAGCTTGTTGGCGTTTACGACAGATCGCTCATCGCGCCGATGGCGGATGCGCTGAAGATTCTCGGGCTGAAAAAAGCGATGGTCGTGTGCAGCGAAGAGGGGATGGACGAGATTTCGCCGTGCGGAGTGACGTATGGCTGCCTGCTGGAAAACGGAGCGGTCAGCGAAACGGAGCTGACGCCGGAGTCGTTCGGACTGGACCCGATTCCTTTCGAAGCGCTTGCGCCGGGTGAGACGCTTGCCGACGCTGCGGCAGCCGTCCGCGAGGCGCTGACCGAACACAGGTCGATGCGGGCGCGTGCGGCCTTGCCGAACGCCGGCGCGGCGCTATACCTGGCCGGCGTTGCAAACACTCTGCAAGAGGGGGCGTCGCTCGCCAGCAGGGCAATCGAAACCGGCGCGGCAGCGGCAACATTGGACGGGCTTGTCTCATGAACGTCCTCGACCGCATCTTGCAATCCAAGCGAGATCGGCTTCCAGATCGCATGGCAAGCATGTCGCTCGATGAGGTCCGATCGCAGGCCGCCGACGCGCCGCCGACCCTCGGTTTCTTGGACGCACTATTGTCGAGCGAGCACGACGTTTCCCTCATCGCCGAGGTCAAGAAGGCCAGCCCGGTACAAGGCGTCTTGCGGGAATCGTTCGATGCTGTGGAGATCGCTCAAACTTACAAGCTGTGCGGTGCGGACTGCTTGAGCGTTCTGACCGACGTAGAGCACTTCCAAGGCCATCCGAGCTACGTTCGGCTTTGCAGGTCTGCGACCGGCCTGCCGACTCTGCGAAAGGACTTCACGATCCACGAGTACGATGTCTACGAGGCCCGAGCCCTCGGCGCAGACGCCGTCCTGCTGATTGTCAGCGCATTGGAGCGCGCGCACCTCCAGGAACTGCTCCTGTTGGCAGGGGAGCTGGGAATGGATGCGCTGGTAGAGGCTCACTCGTTGGACGAAGCGCTCGTCGCTGTGGAGATCGGAGCCAAGCTGGTCGGGCTCAACAACCGAGATTTGGAGACGTTCGAAGTGAACATCGAGATTGCGAGAGACGTGATTCCACAGATCGCCGGTCGAGCGACGGTCGTCAGCGAAAGCGCGCTGAACAACAACGACGACGTCCGGCTGGCGCAGGAAGCCGGCGCGAGAGCAGTCCTCATCGGCACCAGCTTTTGCACCGCGCCAGACATTGCACAGAAGGTGCGGGAAGTGATGGGCTGGTGACACGGATCAAAATCTGCGGCTTGCGTCGTCGATCAGACGCGGAGGTCGCCATTGAGTGCGGCGCGGATGCTCTCGGGTTCGTGATGGAGCTGACCAGCCCCAGGAGGATCACGGCGATAGAGCTGGGCGAGATGGCCGATACCGTCCCGCCGTTCGTTTTTGCGGTCGGCGTCTACGGCCGGTATGCGCCGGCGGAGCACGCGCCGTTCTTCGACGCGGTCCAGGCGATAGACGTAGACCAACACGTGCTGCCTGAGGGATGCCGCTCGGTTCTGACTTATCGAATGGGATCGGGTCAAGACTTGCCGGATCTCGCCTCTGTCGACGCGCTGCTGATCGATTCGTTCTCGCCCGACGAATACGGCGGGACGGGCAAGCAGATCGACGTCGAGGCTGCGAGGCGGCTCATTCACGAGACGAGCCTTCCGGTCATCGTTGCCGGCGGTCTCACGCCGGACAACGTCGGCGCGGTCGTCCGCGCTCTTCGGCCCTTTGCCGTCGACGTCAGCAGCGGAGTGGAAGAGGAGCCTGGGATCAAGAGCGCAGACCTGATCGCTGCATTTGTGGCCGCAGTTCGCGAGGCCGACGACTCGGAATAGCAAGGGGAATTGTCGCGATGTATCTGAACCGAGGCACGATTATTGCGCTGCACTCGTTGGAAACATACGGCGGGTTACCTCCCAGGTCGCGCAAGTTGCCTGTAGGTATACTCGCACCCGCAATTATACCGGAGGCAGAAACCGATTGAGCCTGGCAATAGAAACGAAGAATTTGACCAAAACGTATAACGTCGGCGGTGGGAAAACCCGCGATGTCGTCGACAATTTGAACCTCGAAGTGAGGACTGGCGAGATATTCGGCTTCTTAGGACCGAACGGCGCTGGCAAGACGACGACGATCAAGATTCTTCTCGGCATCATCAGGGCGACCTCGGGTGAGGCGTACGTGCTCGACAAGGTGGCCGGCGATGTCGAAGCGCACAGGCGCCTCAGCTATCTGCCGGAAAAGCCTTACTACTACGAGCACATGACGGGCTTGGAGATCATCTCGTTTTACGCCTCGCTATTTGGCATCAAGGACATCGACCTTTGCAAGTCGCTCTTAGAAAGGGTCAATTTGGCAGATGATATGAACCGACCGATCGCTCAGTACTCCAGGGGCATGCAACAACGGATCGGTTTGGCTCAAAGTCTCATCAACGACCCCGAGTTGCTGTTCTTGGACGAGCCGACTGCCGGGCTTGATCCGATCGCGCACATCGACATCCGCAACCTGATCCTGCAGTTCAGGGAAGATGGCAAGACGGTGTTCATCTCTAGCCACGAACTGAGCGACATCGAGAGAATCTGCGACCGCGTCGCCATAATCAACCACGGGGTCGTGATCAAACAGGGCGAGTTGGACGAGCTTCTGGCTGGCGGTAGGATCGAGATCACGGCAAGCGGGCTCGCGCAGGAGAAGGCGAAGGCGATGAACTTTCCCGATACGATCGTTTCGGTAAGCGGCAACCGCGTGATCGTGGACATGCCGGATTCCGAGGACGCCGACGCAGCGATCGAACTGATGCGCTCTGCCGGCGGCAAAATCATAAGCGTCATACCGCGGCGCAGACGGCTGGAAGATCTGTTCCTAGAATCCGTGGGTGCGTCTTTTGTCAAGGGCGGCGCATTCGGAAGAAGCGCCGATGCGGTGAAAGAGAAAGAAGCAGATGAAGACGAGAGGGACGAGGTGAAGGCTTGAAGGTCATCTTTGCTATCGCAAGAACGACGGTCGGCGAGGCGATTCGGCGAAAAATCTTGTTGGTCATTCTCCTGATCGGCGTCCTGTTCTTGGTCATTGCTCCGGGGCTGAACATGCTGACGGCGCGACAGGAGCAGACTGTCTTGATCAGTTTGACCCTCGGCGTCATCCAGCTGACGAGCGCAGTGCTCGCGCTGGTTCTGACCGTCTACATGATCCCGAACGAGATCGAGCGTCGAACGATTTACACGATCCTGGCGAAACCGGTTCAGCGCTGGCAGTTCGTGATCGGCAAGTACCTCGGCGCGATCGGAGCGCTTGGACTGATGATGGCGCTCATGACGTTCACGCTGATCATCGTGTACGCGATCATGCAGGGGGTCAGCGATATCCAGCAGTTATCGCTGCTTGCGAAAGCGCCTCTGATGTTCTTCGTCCAAATGTGCCTGCTCTCGGCTGTTGCCGTGACGTTCTCGACGTTTGTGGCGCCGATGGTCAACTTCTTCCTCTCTGGCGGCGTTTACCTGCTCGGCTCGCTGTTCAATTCGCTTCTGGAGATCATTTCTGACAGTTCGACTATGCACCCGGCTATGAAGGTGGTGGCGACGGTGCTGTCGTCGGTCGTTCCGAACTTCCAGAACTTCAATGTGCAGAACTCCTCGATCAACGCGAGCCAGGTGATACGCGGTGAACTCGCTCACTTCGTGAACCTGACCGCGTATGGAGTGACGTACATTCTAGTCCTTCTCTTCGTCGGAATTTTGATCTTTGATCGCAGAGAGGTCTGAGCCATGAAAAGCAAAGTGAAGATATTGCTTCCGATGATCGCGCTTCTGCTCGCAGCGCAAGCGATTCTACAGCAGGCGGTCGTGTATCCGTACTGGAAGGAGAACTACGCGGTTCAGAGCGAGGGCGACTACAGTCAGCTCGCGCCCGACCAGTTGATCATGGCCGCAGCAGGTTTCCGCGAGATGATCGCCGGAATTCTATGGGTGCGCGCCGACGGATACTTCGAGACCGGCAAATACGACGCGGTTCTTCCGATGATCCGCATCGTGACGTTGTTGGACCCGAAGCAGATCGACGTTTACTCGACCGGGATGTGGCACATCGCCTACAACTTCACAGACGAAGCTCAGCGTTCAGACCGCCGGTACGTATCGGTCGCGCTTGCCCTGGGGCAAGAGGGATCGCGGAACAACGAATACAGCTACGAACTGTTCTTCGAGACCGGTTGGCTCTGGTATCACAAGATCAATGACGGCTACGACGAGGCCGTGCTGTTGATCGAAAAGGCGAGCACTTACGATAGAGACAAACTCGAGAAACAGTATTTGGACAGCGGTATGAGCCCGGCGGAGGCGCATTTCCACGCCGAAGTAAACGGCATTCCGCCAGCGCGAAGCAACCTTCTCGGCAAGGCTTATTTGCGCGCAGGGCGCATAAAGGATGCGCTGTATTACTTGAGGAGGCGCGTTCTGGATGAAGAGGCGAAGATGAAGGGCGACATCTATAGCGATCACAGAGTTGCTCGCGATACGAACGAGAACAATTTCGACAACCTCTTGGTCCGCATGGCGCAGCGAGGTTGGTTCGCAAGGGAAGGCGGATACTATGAAGGTGGCGGATACGACACCGATCCGCCGTTCGACGTCGGCTTCAGCGCCCAGGTGACCGTCACGGATCACAAGGTGTTGCAGGTTCGCGGTACGTGGAACGTGCTTCCCGTCGGAACACGAATTCGGTTTATTCTGCGCGATGCCGACTACCCCCATGCGACCCCGGGCGGAATGGTTTGGAACCAGGGTGAAAAAGTGGAGTTCGAGCCGTCCAGGGATCGTACATTCCTTCAGGATTCGCTCTACGTCAAGAACCAGAGGTTCACCAAGCGGATCGACATGCGTCGAGACGTCACGATGTA is part of the Armatimonadota bacterium genome and harbors:
- a CDS encoding prepilin-type N-terminal cleavage/methylation domain-containing protein, whose protein sequence is MRKKAFTLIELLVVIAIIAILAAILFPVFAQAKESAKNTALLSNVKQIGTAHMLYAADYDDLWSPTMASHPILPIDLGWQDLVQPYMRNYDIVTHPKRDPIIEGTIYTTWLRLQDMALVPRAFTSGASIPATNGYWLGVHLGQDVRYTGIAGFVNLDNSRPDWLKRIHHPSLSTSGIEDVSGTAMVFEGNNWDVWWAVMGTFGDLSGGPMRWCVKWVPVGWNRNGNDYGWAGPNTLTRPVDRRDGTWCAVARGRTTFVATDTSARSTDVRGYFYEGHEANQSGRSWKVLPGLNPHGW
- the ndhC gene encoding NADH-quinone oxidoreductase subunit A: MFGAFMPILLLLVAAAVICAAMVTLSWVLGPKKLTPYKSSPYECGVEPIGTGQERIPIKFYLVAIIFVLFDIEVVFLWSLMTVFKDAPLEFKVFTGVVTAIYMALWIIGDVYIIRVGAIDWDEETTIALEKVAELPSGSGS
- a CDS encoding NADH-quinone oxidoreductase subunit C; this encodes MTGPAVGSERLEAIKIREAFGGALTKVCDKLDETYLCIRREKIADVIQFLKDDADLAYDYFVECLGVDYLTWKGERDVDGRFEVVYNLYSTKNLSRIYLKVGVDDGQSVPTAKHVFLGAEYPEREIWDLFGVVFEGNQHSGRFLLPDNWKGHPLRKDEPLGGEDVVFAQGTEGPAVEDESTPHAGESFEGETGSEKIGGR
- the trpD gene encoding anthranilate phosphoribosyltransferase: MDVTATLELLVGGTSLTQEQAADLMRQIMAGELHESQIAGVLVALRIKGVDAEELAGFARVMKQNAKVFENDAPNLVDTCGTGGGPPTFNLSTTAAIIAAAAGAKVAKHGNRAVTSKCGSADVLEELGVELTGDMGRLQAKFASTGIVFLFAPNHHPAMRFVGPVRKALGVRTVFNQLGPLANPANASCQLVGVYDRSLIAPMADALKILGLKKAMVVCSEEGMDEISPCGVTYGCLLENGAVSETELTPESFGLDPIPFEALAPGETLADAAAAVREALTEHRSMRARAALPNAGAALYLAGVANTLQEGASLASRAIETGAAAATLDGLVS
- a CDS encoding ABC transporter ATP-binding protein; this translates as MTKTYNVGGGKTRDVVDNLNLEVRTGEIFGFLGPNGAGKTTTIKILLGIIRATSGEAYVLDKVAGDVEAHRRLSYLPEKPYYYEHMTGLEIISFYASLFGIKDIDLCKSLLERVNLADDMNRPIAQYSRGMQQRIGLAQSLINDPELLFLDEPTAGLDPIAHIDIRNLILQFREDGKTVFISSHELSDIERICDRVAIINHGVVIKQGELDELLAGGRIEITASGLAQEKAKAMNFPDTIVSVSGNRVIVDMPDSEDADAAIELMRSAGGKIISVIPRRRRLEDLFLESVGASFVKGGAFGRSADAVKEKEADEDERDEVKA
- a CDS encoding ABC transporter permease produces the protein MKVIFAIARTTVGEAIRRKILLVILLIGVLFLVIAPGLNMLTARQEQTVLISLTLGVIQLTSAVLALVLTVYMIPNEIERRTIYTILAKPVQRWQFVIGKYLGAIGALGLMMALMTFTLIIVYAIMQGVSDIQQLSLLAKAPLMFFVQMCLLSAVAVTFSTFVAPMVNFFLSGGVYLLGSLFNSLLEIISDSSTMHPAMKVVATVLSSVVPNFQNFNVQNSSINASQVIRGELAHFVNLTAYGVTYILVLLFVGILIFDRREV
- a CDS encoding phosphoribosylanthranilate isomerase codes for the protein MRRRSDAEVAIECGADALGFVMELTSPRRITAIELGEMADTVPPFVFAVGVYGRYAPAEHAPFFDAVQAIDVDQHVLPEGCRSVLTYRMGSGQDLPDLASVDALLIDSFSPDEYGGTGKQIDVEAARRLIHETSLPVIVAGGLTPDNVGAVVRALRPFAVDVSSGVEEEPGIKSADLIAAFVAAVREADDSE
- the trpC gene encoding indole-3-glycerol phosphate synthase TrpC, which gives rise to MNVLDRILQSKRDRLPDRMASMSLDEVRSQAADAPPTLGFLDALLSSEHDVSLIAEVKKASPVQGVLRESFDAVEIAQTYKLCGADCLSVLTDVEHFQGHPSYVRLCRSATGLPTLRKDFTIHEYDVYEARALGADAVLLIVSALERAHLQELLLLAGELGMDALVEAHSLDEALVAVEIGAKLVGLNNRDLETFEVNIEIARDVIPQIAGRATVVSESALNNNDDVRLAQEAGARAVLIGTSFCTAPDIAQKVREVMGW